Proteins encoded by one window of Streptacidiphilus sp. PB12-B1b:
- a CDS encoding ABC transporter permease: MSATTAGTAKGRGLPERDRLLHLLQEYGIYAALLLLVVVATGLDGSFLSAGNARVQLFQVSPALLVALGMALVIGTEGIDLSVGAVIALAAAVVPLYLGYGLGVALPLALLLGAVSGLVAGAMVAFARVQPIVATLSLMIGVRGLAELVNGDSAKPVTDSGLLALGGDCFLGVPWMAWIAGLAAVVVGLVVRRTTFGRQLVAVGDNPRASRLAGLPVRRIQVGVYVVSGVLAALAGVLIVGHGAEADPANQGLDMELTAITAVVVGGTPLSGGRIRVLGTVAGALFMQLLTAVLTQHNVPVSYTQITEAAIICFAVYASRERGTR; encoded by the coding sequence GTGAGCGCCACCACCGCCGGGACCGCCAAGGGCCGCGGACTGCCGGAACGCGACCGGCTGCTGCACCTGCTCCAGGAGTACGGCATCTACGCCGCCCTGCTGCTGCTGGTCGTGGTCGCCACCGGGCTGGACGGCAGCTTCCTGTCCGCAGGCAATGCCCGCGTCCAGCTGTTCCAGGTGTCCCCCGCGCTGCTGGTGGCGCTGGGCATGGCCCTGGTCATCGGCACCGAGGGGATCGACCTGTCGGTGGGCGCGGTGATCGCGCTGGCGGCGGCCGTCGTCCCGCTGTACCTGGGCTACGGGCTGGGCGTGGCGCTGCCGCTGGCCCTGCTGCTGGGGGCGGTCAGCGGCCTGGTGGCCGGGGCGATGGTGGCCTTCGCCCGGGTGCAGCCCATCGTCGCCACGCTCTCGCTGATGATCGGGGTGCGCGGGCTGGCCGAGCTCGTCAACGGCGACTCGGCCAAGCCGGTGACCGACTCCGGGCTGCTGGCGCTGGGCGGGGACTGCTTCCTCGGCGTGCCGTGGATGGCCTGGATCGCCGGGCTGGCGGCCGTGGTGGTCGGCCTGGTGGTGCGCCGGACCACCTTCGGACGCCAGCTGGTGGCGGTCGGCGACAACCCCCGGGCCAGTCGGCTGGCCGGGCTGCCGGTCCGCCGGATCCAGGTCGGGGTGTACGTGGTCTCCGGGGTGCTGGCCGCGCTCGCGGGGGTGCTGATCGTGGGTCACGGGGCCGAGGCCGACCCCGCCAACCAGGGCCTGGACATGGAGCTGACCGCGATCACGGCAGTGGTGGTCGGCGGCACCCCGCTCAGCGGGGGCCGGATCCGGGTGCTCGGCACGGTCGCCGGGGCCCTGTTCATGCAACTGCTCACCGCCGTGCTGACGCAGCACAACGTCCCCGTCTCGTACACCCAGATCACCGAGGCGGCCATCATCTGCTTCGCCGTCTACGCCTCCCGGGAGCGTGGTACCCGATGA
- a CDS encoding sugar ABC transporter ATP-binding protein — MSPQPDVPVPEAVLEVTGVSKSFAGVHALSGVDFRLLPGEVHALVGENGAGKSTLIKAVTGVLRPDSGTLRLAGREQSFRSPLEAQAAGISTIYQEVNLIPLMSVARNLFLGREPRRLGLVDQRRMNREASRALRRYGVDADVSRPLHTLGLGAQQMVALARAVSVEARVVIMDEPTSSLEPREVETLFTVIDGLRAQGIAVVYVSHRLDELYRICDRVTVLRDGRAVHTGAMAGLNRLRLVSLMLGREMSAVRRSGTTAFSEATHARDDQEPVLTARNMTVRHHLHGIDLDVHAGEVLGLGGLLGSGRSETAKAVVGALPDDTGTVRVAGEELRHRSPAAALRAGVVMLAEDRKSEGIIPSLSVRENIVLAALPRLSRAGVVSAAKQDAVVRLFMDRLRIKASSPEQRVSDLSGGNQQKVLLARWLCMNPKVLLLDEPTRGIDVGAKAEVQSLIEELALEGLAVVLISSELEELVEGSDRILVLKDGRVVGRLDGAEVTEEGLLAALAAGGEAGGEAADATDPAADPGTGGTAAGDPVGAAERGGHERSDR; from the coding sequence GTGTCACCCCAGCCAGACGTTCCGGTGCCCGAGGCGGTCCTGGAGGTCACCGGAGTGAGCAAGAGCTTCGCCGGGGTCCACGCCCTGAGCGGCGTCGACTTCCGGCTGCTGCCGGGCGAGGTGCACGCCCTGGTCGGCGAGAACGGCGCCGGGAAGTCCACCCTGATCAAAGCGGTCACCGGCGTGCTGCGCCCCGACTCCGGGACGCTGCGCCTGGCAGGCCGGGAGCAGAGCTTCCGCAGCCCGCTGGAGGCGCAGGCGGCGGGCATCTCGACGATCTACCAGGAGGTGAACCTGATCCCGCTGATGTCGGTGGCGCGCAACCTCTTCCTGGGCCGCGAGCCGCGTCGGCTGGGCCTGGTGGACCAGCGCCGGATGAACCGCGAGGCGTCCCGGGCGCTGCGCCGCTACGGGGTGGACGCCGACGTCAGCCGCCCGCTGCACACGCTGGGGCTGGGCGCGCAGCAGATGGTCGCGCTGGCGCGCGCGGTCAGCGTGGAGGCCCGGGTGGTGATCATGGACGAGCCCACCTCCTCGCTCGAACCGCGCGAGGTCGAGACCCTGTTCACGGTCATCGACGGGCTGCGCGCGCAGGGCATCGCGGTGGTGTACGTGAGCCACCGCCTGGACGAGCTCTACCGGATCTGCGACCGGGTCACCGTGCTGCGGGACGGCCGGGCGGTGCACACCGGCGCGATGGCCGGGCTAAACCGGCTGCGGCTGGTCTCGCTGATGCTCGGCCGGGAGATGTCCGCCGTGCGGCGTTCCGGCACGACCGCCTTCAGCGAGGCCACGCACGCCCGTGACGACCAGGAACCCGTACTCACCGCAAGGAACATGACGGTCCGTCATCATCTGCACGGGATCGATCTGGACGTGCACGCGGGCGAGGTGCTCGGCCTCGGCGGGCTGCTCGGCTCCGGCCGGAGCGAGACCGCCAAGGCGGTGGTCGGCGCGCTGCCCGACGACACCGGGACGGTCCGGGTGGCGGGCGAGGAGCTGCGGCACCGCAGCCCGGCGGCGGCGCTGCGGGCCGGGGTGGTGATGCTCGCGGAGGACCGCAAGAGCGAGGGCATCATCCCCAGCCTGTCGGTGCGCGAGAACATCGTGCTGGCGGCGCTGCCACGGCTGTCGCGCGCGGGCGTGGTCTCCGCCGCGAAGCAGGACGCGGTCGTCCGGCTGTTCATGGACCGGCTGCGGATCAAGGCGTCCAGCCCGGAGCAGCGGGTCAGCGACCTGTCCGGCGGCAACCAGCAGAAGGTGCTGCTGGCCCGCTGGCTGTGCATGAACCCCAAGGTGCTGCTGCTGGACGAGCCCACGCGCGGCATCGACGTCGGGGCGAAGGCGGAAGTCCAGTCCCTCATCGAGGAGTTGGCTCTGGAGGGGCTGGCGGTGGTGCTGATCTCCTCGGAGTTGGAGGAGCTGGTCGAGGGTTCGGACCGGATCCTGGTGCTGAAGGACGGCCGGGTGGTCGGCCGCCTCGACGGCGCCGAAGTCACCGAGGAGGGCCTGTTGGCGGCCCTGGCCGCAGGCGGCGAGGCAGGCGGCGAGGCGGCCGACGCAACAGACCCCGCAGCAGACCCTGGCACAGGCGGGACAGCAGCCGGTGATCCGGTGGGAGCCGCCGAGCGCGGCGGGCACGAGAGGAGCGACAGGTGA
- a CDS encoding ABC transporter substrate-binding protein, with amino-acid sequence MHAIPLRRAVPATALAAALCLGASACTNAGNATASGAATTGGADTAAAQQTVAASAPAGAGSGCTYQTYAGGVPKLDITDGRTIVGFSQSESTSNPFRATETASITAQAKSLGVKLIQRNANADVNAQNSQIEDMIAQGAKVLIVAPENSAGLGPALAEAKARKIPVLTIDRTANGTACTDFVAFIGSNFYGQAQTAADDLGAATGGKGQVAVLSGTPGNNVSTDRTNGFNAEIAAKYPGLKVVASQTANFDETDGQTVMEQLLQSHPGITAVYAENDEMALGAIQAIKSAGKTPGKDIKIVSIDGTQQCVQDVADGQLVADIETNPRFGPLAFQSLTDFYGGTGVQPKVIIKDNHFTPANAAQALSGGLVY; translated from the coding sequence ATGCACGCCATTCCCCTGCGCAGAGCCGTCCCGGCAACGGCCCTGGCTGCGGCCCTGTGCCTCGGCGCGAGCGCCTGCACCAACGCGGGCAACGCCACCGCCTCCGGCGCCGCCACCACCGGCGGGGCCGACACCGCCGCCGCCCAGCAGACCGTCGCCGCCTCCGCCCCGGCGGGCGCCGGCTCCGGCTGCACGTACCAGACCTACGCGGGCGGGGTGCCGAAGCTCGACATCACCGACGGCAGGACCATCGTCGGGTTCTCCCAGTCCGAGTCCACCAGCAACCCGTTCCGCGCCACCGAGACCGCGAGCATCACCGCACAGGCCAAGTCCCTGGGCGTGAAGCTGATCCAGCGCAACGCCAATGCCGACGTCAACGCGCAGAACTCGCAGATCGAGGACATGATCGCGCAGGGCGCCAAGGTGCTGATCGTGGCCCCGGAGAACTCCGCGGGCCTGGGCCCGGCGCTGGCCGAGGCCAAGGCCAGGAAGATCCCGGTGCTCACCATCGACCGCACCGCCAACGGCACCGCCTGCACCGACTTCGTCGCCTTCATCGGCTCGAACTTCTACGGCCAGGCCCAGACGGCCGCCGACGACCTCGGCGCGGCCACCGGCGGCAAGGGGCAGGTCGCGGTGCTGTCCGGAACCCCCGGCAACAACGTCTCCACCGACCGCACCAACGGCTTCAACGCCGAGATAGCCGCCAAGTACCCCGGGCTGAAGGTCGTCGCCTCGCAGACCGCCAACTTCGACGAGACCGACGGGCAGACGGTGATGGAGCAGCTGCTCCAGTCGCACCCCGGCATCACCGCCGTCTACGCCGAGAACGACGAGATGGCACTGGGCGCGATCCAGGCCATCAAGTCCGCCGGGAAGACCCCCGGCAAGGACATCAAGATCGTGTCCATCGACGGCACCCAGCAGTGCGTGCAGGACGTCGCCGACGGGCAGTTGGTGGCCGACATCGAGACCAACCCGAGATTCGGACCGTTGGCCTTCCAGTCCCTGACCGACTTCTACGGCGGCACCGGCGTCCAGCCGAAGGTGATCATCAAGGACAACCACTTCACCCCCGCCAACGCGGCGCAGGCGCTGTCCGGCGGCCTCGTCTACTGA
- a CDS encoding C40 family peptidase: MASHRRTPTPHRTRVTVLTAVAATTVAITANAQSAQAAPPPSTASLAAEVQADNVAADAAVQRYDTAQEQQQQLQQQVTVLQNEIARQQAAINAQESLLGAAAAAQYRDGGTIDPTVQLMLSADPSNYLDQASTTVQLNSSQAELLSGLQGAETTLDREKATAEAKLRALAASAARLAAAKTQVQQKLSAAQARLNSFTAAQRLAVDQELNGAPATTTAHNGSGGHGAGDGNGGGDSSGGGAPVDLGHASAGDAVEAAAFAAAQTRLGDPYVWSHTGPTTFDCSGLMMWAYDKAGLNIGRTTYDQVTQGTPVASESDLQVGDLVFFNDDTHVGMYAGNGMILHAPHKGTVVRYESIDTVGTVYAMRHL, from the coding sequence GTGGCGTCCCATCGCCGTACCCCAACGCCCCACCGCACCCGGGTCACCGTGCTGACCGCCGTCGCCGCGACCACCGTGGCGATCACCGCCAACGCGCAGTCCGCGCAGGCCGCCCCGCCGCCCAGTACCGCCTCGCTCGCCGCCGAGGTGCAGGCCGACAACGTCGCCGCCGACGCGGCGGTGCAGCGGTACGACACCGCGCAGGAGCAACAGCAGCAGCTCCAGCAGCAGGTGACGGTCCTTCAGAACGAGATCGCCCGGCAGCAGGCCGCGATCAACGCGCAGGAGTCGCTGCTCGGGGCCGCCGCCGCAGCCCAGTACCGGGACGGGGGCACCATCGACCCGACCGTGCAGCTGATGCTCTCGGCCGACCCCTCCAACTACCTGGACCAGGCCTCCACCACCGTTCAACTCAACTCCAGCCAGGCCGAGTTGCTCAGCGGGTTGCAGGGCGCCGAGACCACGCTCGACAGGGAGAAGGCCACGGCCGAGGCCAAGCTCAGGGCGCTGGCCGCGTCCGCCGCCCGGCTGGCCGCCGCCAAGACCCAGGTCCAGCAGAAGCTGAGCGCCGCCCAGGCCCGGCTGAACTCCTTCACCGCCGCCCAGCGGCTCGCCGTCGACCAGGAGCTGAACGGCGCCCCGGCGACCACGACCGCCCACAACGGCAGCGGCGGCCACGGAGCCGGGGACGGGAACGGCGGCGGTGACAGTAGCGGTGGCGGCGCCCCGGTGGACCTGGGCCATGCCTCGGCCGGGGACGCGGTCGAGGCGGCGGCCTTCGCCGCGGCGCAGACCCGGCTCGGCGACCCGTACGTGTGGTCCCACACCGGCCCGACCACCTTCGACTGCTCCGGCCTGATGATGTGGGCCTACGACAAGGCCGGGCTGAACATCGGCCGCACCACCTACGACCAGGTCACCCAGGGCACCCCGGTCGCCAGCGAGTCCGACCTTCAGGTCGGCGACCTGGTGTTCTTCAACGACGACACGCACGTCGGCATGTACGCCGGAAACGGCATGATCCTGCACGCGCCGCACAAGGGCACGGTGGTGCGCTACGAGTCCATCGACACCGTCGGCACCGTCTACGCGATGCGGCACCTGTAG
- a CDS encoding alpha/beta fold hydrolase, protein MSMPTGRTFLLVHGAWHSGACWERVVPLLTSAGHRVLAPSLTGHGDRAHLLSPEVGLDTHVQDVVGLITGQDLTEVVLVGHSYAGLVISSAAHQIPDRIAHLVYLDAMVPEDGESALDVIPLTQTLIDQAAASGSPWRIPPLPALPPPHGLFGVTDPTDAAWLQGLLTDQSVRCLVQPVHLGNPAADAIPRTHIHCVAGPPDGPARRPVPATQPNGAPAQVRELATGHDCMVTQPAELAGLLLTLG, encoded by the coding sequence ATGAGCATGCCGACCGGTCGGACCTTCCTCCTGGTGCACGGAGCCTGGCACAGCGGCGCGTGCTGGGAGCGCGTCGTCCCGCTGCTGACCTCCGCCGGACACCGGGTGCTGGCCCCCTCGCTGACCGGCCACGGCGACAGGGCCCACCTGCTCAGCCCCGAGGTCGGGCTCGACACGCACGTCCAGGACGTCGTCGGGCTGATCACCGGGCAGGACCTCACCGAGGTGGTCCTCGTCGGACACAGCTACGCCGGGCTGGTCATCTCGTCCGCCGCCCACCAGATCCCGGACCGGATCGCGCACCTGGTCTACCTCGACGCCATGGTCCCCGAGGACGGCGAGAGCGCGCTCGACGTCATCCCGCTGACCCAGACCCTGATCGACCAGGCCGCCGCGTCCGGCAGCCCCTGGCGGATACCGCCGCTGCCCGCCCTGCCCCCGCCCCACGGCCTGTTCGGGGTCACCGACCCGACCGACGCCGCCTGGCTGCAAGGGCTGCTCACCGACCAGTCAGTGCGCTGCTTGGTGCAACCGGTGCACCTCGGCAACCCGGCCGCGGACGCCATCCCGCGCACGCACATCCACTGCGTCGCCGGCCCGCCGGACGGCCCCGCCCGCCGACCGGTTCCCGCGACCCAGCCCAACGGCGCCCCGGCGCAGGTACGGGAACTGGCCACCGGCCACGACTGCATGGTCACCCAGCCGGCCGAGCTCGCCGGGCTGCTGCTCACCCTCGGCTGA
- a CDS encoding helix-turn-helix domain-containing protein, whose translation MNGTSQLGEFLQARRSQLRPEDIGMPTYGERRRVSGLRREELALLAGVSVSYYTRLEQGQSLNASPEVLDAIAGALRLDEAERLHLHDLARPERQRGRGRRPAPERVTDAARQLLDALADVPAVVIGRRSDVLAWNRLGHALFAGHLEPDAAESPARRPNMARLVFLDAHTRELYADWPSKAKAVVGNLRLVAGQYPQDSALHTLVGELSAKSPDFASMWADHRVKDCTVAAYEMRHPLVGSLTVTQQTLSHGPGPNVVVATAAAGSPSRAALDLLSQAIDRPATAAVTPAPTSAPEGRGAQVSPG comes from the coding sequence ATGAACGGCACATCGCAACTCGGCGAGTTCCTCCAGGCCCGTCGCTCCCAGCTCCGTCCCGAGGACATCGGGATGCCCACCTACGGCGAGCGGCGGAGGGTCTCCGGCCTCCGGCGCGAGGAGTTGGCGCTGCTGGCCGGGGTGAGCGTGTCCTACTACACCCGGCTGGAGCAGGGGCAGTCGCTGAACGCCTCGCCCGAGGTGTTGGACGCGATCGCCGGGGCCCTGCGGCTGGACGAGGCCGAGCGGCTGCACCTGCACGACCTGGCCCGCCCGGAGCGTCAGCGCGGCCGGGGGCGGCGGCCCGCTCCGGAGCGGGTGACCGACGCGGCGCGCCAGCTGCTGGACGCCCTGGCGGACGTCCCCGCGGTGGTGATCGGCCGCCGCAGCGACGTCCTGGCCTGGAACCGGCTGGGGCACGCGCTGTTCGCCGGACACCTGGAGCCGGACGCCGCCGAGTCGCCCGCCCGGCGCCCCAACATGGCCAGGCTGGTGTTCCTCGACGCCCACACCCGCGAGCTGTACGCGGACTGGCCCAGCAAGGCCAAGGCGGTCGTGGGCAATCTGCGCCTGGTGGCAGGCCAGTACCCGCAGGACTCGGCACTGCACACGCTGGTGGGCGAACTGAGCGCCAAGAGCCCCGACTTCGCCTCGATGTGGGCCGACCACCGGGTCAAGGACTGCACGGTCGCCGCCTACGAGATGCGGCACCCGCTGGTCGGCTCGCTGACCGTCACCCAGCAGACGCTGAGCCACGGGCCCGGCCCGAACGTCGTGGTCGCCACCGCGGCGGCGGGCTCGCCCTCGCGGGCCGCGCTGGACCTGCTCTCCCAGGCCATCGACCGGCCCGCCACCGCTGCCGTCACCCCTGCCCCCACATCTGCCCCGGAAGGACGAGGGGCCCAGGTCAGCCCCGGCTGA
- a CDS encoding MBL fold metallo-hydrolase yields MNELTLGDVTVTRIEEMHGPIMPADQFFPDLPEQAWKEHRQALVPDHLGADDAMVHTAFQTWLLRSEGRTILIDTGVGNGKSRPGVPSWTGLESGYLANLARAGVRPEDVDVVVNTHLHADHIGWNTRLVDGAWVPTFPNAVYLMPRADFEFWNPAGNPDVAGGVNENAYEDSIAPVHAAGQVRLWEDSHTIDGNLRLEAAPGHTPGSSVVTLASGADRALFAGDILHTPLQVVHPDHSSCFCQDPAAARTTRRRLLGWAADTHALVLPAHFSGHSALEVEHSGDAFAVKGWAPLARY; encoded by the coding sequence ATGAACGAGCTCACGCTCGGCGACGTCACGGTCACCCGCATCGAGGAGATGCACGGCCCGATCATGCCCGCCGACCAGTTCTTCCCCGACCTGCCCGAGCAGGCGTGGAAGGAGCACCGGCAGGCGCTCGTGCCCGACCACCTGGGCGCCGACGACGCCATGGTCCACACCGCCTTCCAGACCTGGCTGCTGCGCAGCGAGGGCCGGACCATCCTGATCGACACCGGCGTCGGCAACGGCAAGAGCCGCCCCGGCGTCCCGTCCTGGACCGGCCTGGAGTCGGGCTACCTCGCCAACCTCGCCCGGGCCGGCGTGCGGCCCGAGGACGTCGACGTGGTGGTCAACACCCACCTGCACGCCGACCACATCGGCTGGAACACCCGCCTGGTCGACGGCGCGTGGGTGCCCACCTTCCCGAACGCCGTCTACCTGATGCCCCGGGCCGACTTCGAGTTCTGGAACCCGGCCGGCAACCCGGACGTCGCCGGCGGCGTCAACGAGAACGCCTACGAGGACAGCATCGCCCCCGTCCACGCCGCAGGCCAGGTGCGGCTGTGGGAGGACAGCCACACCATCGACGGCAATCTGCGGCTGGAGGCCGCTCCCGGCCACACCCCGGGGTCCAGCGTCGTCACGCTGGCCTCCGGCGCCGACCGGGCCCTGTTCGCGGGCGACATCCTGCACACGCCGCTGCAGGTCGTGCACCCCGACCACAGCAGCTGCTTCTGCCAGGACCCGGCCGCCGCCCGCACCACCCGCCGCAGGCTGCTCGGCTGGGCTGCCGACACCCACGCCCTGGTCCTGCCCGCCCACTTCAGCGGACACAGCGCCCTGGAGGTCGAGCACAGCGGCGACGCCTTCGCCGTCAAGGGCTGGGCGCCGCTCGCACGGTACTGA
- a CDS encoding darcynin family protein codes for MPAEETEPPVTAFMLVKTTPEWLALTVQERVDAFATEVLPAIKSRTTGVRSRFYDTEFYSARVTDVWVWEADDHRAYRLLIDALRETPFWDRYFEVVDLLVGTENGYARSYGVETVATITT; via the coding sequence ATGCCCGCTGAGGAAACCGAACCGCCGGTCACGGCGTTCATGCTGGTCAAGACCACGCCCGAATGGCTCGCCCTGACCGTCCAGGAACGCGTGGACGCCTTCGCCACCGAGGTGCTGCCCGCGATCAAGTCCCGTACCACCGGCGTCCGTTCACGCTTCTACGACACGGAGTTCTACTCCGCGCGCGTGACCGACGTCTGGGTCTGGGAGGCGGACGACCACCGCGCCTACCGGCTGCTGATCGACGCGCTGCGCGAAACCCCGTTCTGGGACCGCTACTTCGAGGTCGTCGACCTGCTCGTCGGCACCGAGAACGGCTACGCCCGCAGCTACGGCGTGGAGACCGTCGCCACCATCACCACCTGA
- a CDS encoding NAD(P)H-binding protein: MIVITAPTGNIGRHLLPLLLESAPAAGEELRVIVRDPARLPDAVRGRVEVVTGSHGDAEVVDRAFAGADAVFWLAPPDATLTPYDAYSGFSGPAVRALAAHGVGHVVGVSALGRGTPLADRAGLVTASLALDDLIAGTGVAYRALANPSFFENLLEEADSIREKGVFTDSVDADRRAPFVAVADIAAVAAGLLLDRSWTGTDSVPVLGPRDLSPNDLARIMTEQLGRPVRYERQPLDELYTTLVGYGLNEEFVQGIVDMKRAKDEGLDAGVARTLGTATPTGFEHWCARTLKPAVLG; encoded by the coding sequence ATGATCGTTATTACCGCTCCCACCGGCAACATCGGCCGCCACCTGCTCCCCCTGCTCCTGGAGTCCGCCCCCGCCGCGGGCGAGGAGCTGCGCGTGATCGTGCGCGATCCCGCCCGGCTACCGGACGCGGTGCGCGGACGCGTCGAGGTGGTCACCGGCTCGCACGGGGACGCCGAGGTCGTCGACCGGGCCTTCGCGGGGGCCGACGCCGTATTCTGGCTCGCCCCGCCGGACGCCACCCTGACCCCGTACGACGCCTACAGCGGCTTCAGCGGCCCAGCCGTGAGGGCCCTCGCCGCCCACGGCGTGGGCCATGTCGTCGGCGTCTCCGCGCTCGGCCGCGGCACCCCGCTCGCCGACCGGGCCGGGCTGGTCACCGCCTCCCTCGCCCTGGACGACCTGATCGCCGGGACCGGTGTCGCCTACCGGGCCCTGGCCAACCCGTCCTTCTTCGAGAACCTCCTGGAGGAGGCCGACTCGATCCGCGAGAAGGGCGTCTTCACCGACTCCGTCGACGCCGACCGCCGGGCCCCCTTCGTCGCCGTCGCGGACATCGCGGCCGTCGCCGCCGGCCTGCTGCTGGACCGCTCGTGGACCGGCACCGACAGCGTCCCGGTGCTCGGCCCGCGGGACCTCTCCCCCAACGACCTGGCCCGCATCATGACCGAACAGCTCGGCCGACCCGTGCGCTACGAACGCCAGCCGCTCGACGAGCTGTACACCACCCTCGTCGGCTACGGCCTGAACGAGGAGTTCGTCCAGGGCATCGTCGACATGAAGCGGGCCAAGGACGAGGGTCTGGACGCCGGCGTGGCCCGCACCCTGGGCACCGCCACGCCCACCGGCTTCGAGCACTGGTGCGCCCGGACGCTCAAGCCCGCTGTCCTCGGCTGA